CTGGGGTTGATCTCAGGGGTCTGTCCTTGTGGATACGGTTACGATGCCCGAGTTGAAATCGTCGGCGAGAAAGGCATCCTGCAGATCGGTGAGCTGAAAGGTCAGGCGCTGGTCGTCTGTACCGACCGTGATCATGGCCTGGTCACCCCCATCTACCGCACCTGGCCTGAGCGTTTCAAATGGGCGTATATAAATGAAATGCAACACTTCGTCTCCTGCATTCAAAATGAAACCCAACCCCGTGCTGGCGGTATCGACGGACGTTGGGCTGTGGCAGGTGTTCTTGCGGGTACGAAATCCTTCATTGAGCAACGCCCTGTTTACCTGAAGGAGATCCTCCAGGCGTAAGCCTGGGGTGAGCGAGGAGCTATGTTAGCTGCTGTTTATCACGGTCCAAATGACCTGCGCCTGGAAGATGTGCCTATCCCTGGAGTAGAAAAGGGCGAGATATTGGTAAAGGTCGTCAGTGCCAGCATCTGTGGGACTGACTTACGCATCCTCCACGGCAACCACCGCATGTATCCGCCCAGCACCATACGCATCCCCGGGCATGAAGTGGTGGGCACGATCGCAGAGATCGGTACCGAAGTGGATAACTACACCATCGGACAGCGCGTTTTTGTTGCCCCCAATACTGGTTGTGGTCATTGTGAGCAATGTGTGTCTGGAAACAATAACCTGTGTGCCAATTACGATGCCATCGGGGTGACTTCCGATGGTGGTTTTGCGGAATATGTGCGTATCCCGGCCAATTCGGTCCGGCAGGGCAACGTGATCCCCATCAGCGAAGCGGTCGATCCGGCTGTAGCCGCCCTGGTGGAACCCTTCGCCTGTGTGCTCAGGGGTCAGAATGCCCTGCGAATGCAACCCGGTGAAGTTGTCTTAATCATGGGTGCTGGGCCAATCGGCGTGATGCACCTTAAGCTTACCCGAGCACGCGGCGCGGGTCGCATCCTGGTAAGCGAGCCTGCACCCCAACGGGCAGCCCAGGCCAGGCAGATGGGAGCAGACCGGGTGGTAAATCCCACGGTTGAAGATCTGAAAGAGGTCCTGAACGAGGAAAGCAACGGCAGAGGCGCGGATATCGTCATTGTTGCTGCCCCTGTGCACGTCTTACAGGAAAGTGCCCTCGACCTGGCAGCAATCGGCGGGAGGATTAATTTCTTTGGTGGTCTCCCCAAGGATCGGCCGGTGATCAATTTCAATTCCAACCTGGTGCATTACAAGGAGCTGGTCATCACCGGAACCACAGCCTGCAGCACAGCTGATTGCTGGCAGGCTACCCGCATCGTCAATTCTGGCCTGGTCGATCTCTCCGATATCGTTAGCCAGCGTTTCCCACTGGCAGAAGCCGTGCAAGCCTTTGCCGCTGCGGAAGATGGGAAATCGCTCAAGATCGTGCTTGTACCGTAAAACGAATGACAACTTCGCCCAAACCGATCATCACTGTGCTGGGGCCAGTCACCCATGAGCAACTGGGCATCACTGACGCTCATAATCACGTGTGGATCGAGCCTGTTTCTGGGGCGAACCCTGGCAGCCCGGTTCTAGATCAATACGCCTCGATCCTTAAAGAATTGGTGGAGTACCAAGAGCAGGGAGGATCAAGCCTGTTGGATTGCCAGCCGGGTGGTTGTGGCCGTAACGGGAATAAGCTCATCGAGCTTTCGATGGCCTCCCAGGTGAATATCATTGCCTGTACGGGATTTCATCGCCGCAAGTATTACGCCCAGGGCTTCTGGCTGTGGGAGGCTGATGCTCAGAAAGTGTCAGATTACTTGTTCGCTGAGCTGCAGGATGGTCTGACAGAAACCATCGGCTCACCCGTAACCTGTCGGGCCGGATTCATCAAGATTGCCTTGGAAGCAACCTGGGCAAAGTGCCCGCACTCAGCTTTGGAAGGGGCGGCACGCACAGCTGGAAGAACCGGAGCTGTGATAGAGATCCACACCGAAAAAGGTGCCCTGGCTGAGAAAGCACTAAATTACTTTGAAGATCGAGGGGTATCACCTCACCAGCTGGTGTTCTGCCACATGGATAAGCGGCCAGACATCAGCCTGCATCAGGCCCTTGCCAGCCTGGGAGTGATGCTTGAGTATGATACCTTTTACCGGCCCAAGTATGAGCCGGAGAGGCTGCTTTGGCTGCTGATCGACGAGATGGTTAGTGCAGGTTACTCGAACCGGGTTGCCCTGGCCACCGATATGGCTGAAGTAGCCCTTTATCACAACCTGGGTAGTGGTCCCGGGCTAAAGAGCCTGCCTGGTGAGATCCAGGCAAAACTTATTAAAAAAGATTACCCGGAAAGTGTTTGCAAACAGTTGCTGGGTGGGAACATCGCACAGCGGTTGGCCGGGATAAATTAAAGAGAGTTCAGGAGAATATGATGGTAGACTTACCTTTTGCTTTTACACTGCCCATGCCGCAGGTGATCCCCTCCAGAGTGGATAACCACATCACGCGGCGCCTATCAGCACTGCGCGGTCAATTCCTGGACCAGGAAACGTACCAGCAAATGCTGGACGAAGATGACCGGTTGATCTATGAAGTCTACGAGATCAAACGCCCCGAAATTGAAGGCGAGCTGCTGATGGGTGTCACATTCGTCCATCCCGGAAAGGTTGGCAATGAATTCAATATGACCAAGGGGCACTTCCATTCTGTGTTGGATACTGCCGAAATGTATTACTGCCTGCGCGGCGAAGGCTACATGGTGATGGAAACTCCTGAAGGTGACACTTCAGTGGTACGGCTTGTTCCTGGTGAAGTTTTATATGTGCCGCCTCGCTGGGCACACCGCTCGGTGTGTACCTCCCGCCAGGATGATTTGGTGATGTTCTTCGCTTACCCGGGTAATGCTGGGCATGATTACGGGACCATCGAACGCCAGGGATTCCGCAAACTGGTCGTTGACGGACCCGGCGGTCCTGAGATCATCGACAACCCCCGTTGCCAGTGACCAGGGGCATGAAAAACCTCGAGGAATGATTCAACTGTTTTTTTTACAGCATAAGAGCCCTATTGAAGGATAGCGAGTATGACTGATCAAAATTACCATGTAGTAACTAAAACTATTCCCACGTTTTATTTTATTGGTGTCACCACCACCAAATCTTCGATTATGAAAGTCTTCCCACTCTGGATGAAGATTCTTGGGCGGGAAGAAGTGGTGATGGAAGGGATTGACTGCAAAATTCACGATAAGCCTGAGGCATATCGCCAGGCAGTTGCCCAGATCAAGGTTGACCCACTATCTTTGGGTGCACTGGTAACCACACACAAGATTGACTTGCTCAGTGCGGCCCGCGATATGTTCGAGTATCTCGATCCTTATGCCCTGATCACCGGCGAGGTCTCCTGCATTTCCAAGCTGGAAGGCCGACTGGAAGGCCACGCCAAAGACCCGCTCACCTCAGGCGCCAGCCTGGATGCCATCATCGAGCCGGGTTATTTTGGGCGAACAAACGGCCAGGTATTATGCTTTGGGGCCGGTGGCTCGGGGGTCGCTACATTGTTACACCTGATCAATAAGAAAAATAAGGCTGATCGGCCTGCCAGGTTCACCTTTGTCAACCGCTCACAAGGCCGGCTGGATCATGCCAGGGAAATGGTAAGCGGCCTAAGCACCGACATTGAGATTGAATATATCTGCAACTCCGACCCCGCAGTCAATGACAAGATCATGGAGAAGTTCCCTCCTTACAGCATTGTCATCAATGCCACCGGCATGGGTAAAGACACCCCTGGCTCGCCCATCACCTGGGATGGCAAGTTCCCGATGCACAGCATCGCCTGGGAATTTAATTACCGCGGTGAGCTAGACTTCATGCACCAATCACTGGCGCAGGTGGAAAGCCGCAAGGTGAGAGTGGAGGATGGTTGGCTGTATTTCGTCCACGGCTGGACTCAGGTGGTCGCCCAGGTGATGCACTTTGATCTGACGCCCGCGCTGTTCGATCAGCTGAACCAGGCTGCTTCAACGATGCGCGGCAAATGACAGGCAACCTGACCATGAAAAAAACGGACCTGGCAGCAGGATACCACGAGCGTGGCTATGGATGCGCTCAGTCCGTACTGGCCTCTTATGCAGGTGATTTCGGACTAGAAGAGGGGCTGGCACTTCGTCTGGCAACAGGCTTTGGCTCAGGAATGGGCCGTATGTGTGAGGTGTGCGGGGCCCTCACCGGGGCGTTCATGGTGATCGGGATGAAGTACGGCAAGGATAAGACTGACGGTACTCGCTACGGGTACGAGACGGAAACTACCTACCGTCTGGTGGCGGAGGCAGCTGAAAAATTTAAAGAACGGAATGGGTCCATCTACTGCCGTGAACTGATCGGGCATAACCTGATGGATGCGGTGGAACGGGCCAAGGTGGTGGAGCTCGGATTATTTAAGACCACCTGCCGGAAATGTATCCTGGATGCGGTAGAGATCCTGGAGGAGATTCTTTGAAGTGGTTCGACGAACGGTGAGACTGGTATGAATCTAAACCCAGGTGACATTGCCAGGATGATCGACCTTTCGTGCGTCCGGACGGCTTCCTCCCGGGCAGACGTTGAGGAGATGGTTCGCGCGGCCATCAAGTACAGGTTTGGCCATGTTTCAGTGTTGCAGAGCTTCATTCCCCTCACCAAACAGCTGCTCAACAGTCACCCAGAGGTTCATCTGGTTGGAAATGTGAGTTTCCCATCGGGCTCCGATTCCACTACCATAAAAATCAATCAAGCCAAGGAGCTTGCCGTAGCTGGCTGTGACGAGATCGACATGGTCATGAATATTGGCAAGCTACGCTCAGGTGAGCTGGCGGAAGTGGAAAGCGATATCCGCTCAGTTATTGCCACCGTGGATCCCATCCCGGTCAAGGTGATCATCGAAATTATGCTCCTGACCGCAGCTGAAACCGCCGCGGCTTGTGCGATCTGTCTGCAATCAGGTGCCTCTTACATAAAAACCGGCACCGGTTGGGCCGACCGGGGTACCACTGTGCAGGATGTTCAATTGATCCAGTCTTTGGTGGGTGATCGCATCAAGATCAAAGCTTCCGGCGGCATTCGCACCCTGGATACACTCCTGGAAATGTATGCGGCCGGTGCCTGTCGTTTTGGTGTGAAGCTTAAAGCAGGGATCAAGATCGTAGACGAAGCCATGGCGCACGGTACACCGCTGGTGGTACCCTAAGATCATGACGATGAAAATCAGCTCCTCTACCTTCAGCGGTGTTGAAAATATAACTAATCTTCATGGCTTGACCCGAATGTGGCTGATGCGTACTCCCATTCCATACACTGTGCTTTATTTACAAGTACGCAGGCACAAGCATCGCCCGGATGATTGGTTCAATGGCATCATTGAATGATTAAGATAGCCAAAGGAAATGAAAATTTCAGCCTGGAGGAACAGCGTTAAAAATCTTTCAACTTGCAATTTGGATCGTCAATGCAATCCATCAAAACTCTCATAGAAAGGAATAGAATATGAAAATAGGTTTATTTACGGCTACGTTTCTGGATACGCAAATTGAAGATGTGTTCAAAATGGCGTCAAGCCTGGGGTACGGGGCTGTGGAGATGCCTGCCTTTGCCAACAATCCCCACCTGGATATTGAGGAGATCGTCAAGGGCAACAAGGCAGCTGAGCTGAAAAAGCTGGTGAAAGACTACGGCCTGATCATTTCGGCCCTGGCCAACCACCCTGAAGGCCAGATTGTGTTAGGTCCGTATGGTAAGGATACCGACGCGATCTGTCCGGGTACCAAGGAGGAGAAGATCAAGTTTGGCACCGAGCGCATGATCAAGACCGCCCAGGCTGCCAATGCCTTGGAAGTGCCGGTGGTCACCGGTTTCATCGGTTGTGAGAATTTTGGGCGTTTCTTCCCCTGGCCATACTCGAAGGGTTGGTCTGACATGGAAGCTGAGTTTGTTGAACGCTGGGGCAAGATCCTGGATAAATTTGGCGAATACGGGGTCAAGTTTGCCCACGAGCCACACCCCAATGAGCTGGCCTACAATGTGGAGACTGCCCTGCGCGCCGTAGAGCTGATGGGTGGGCGCAAGGAATTCGGTTTCAACTTCGACCCTGCCAACCTGATCTACCTGGGCATCGATGTGGAGAACTTCATCGATGCTTTGGCGGGCAAGATCTTCCACGTGCATGCCAAGGATGGGGAAGTGGTGGTACACAACGTGCGTCGTTCGGGTGTCATCCCACAGGGTGATTGGCAGCGCCTTGGGCGTGGGTTCCGCTTCAGAATCCCCGGCTGGGGTTCGGTGCCATGGAAGAAGGTCATCACCGAGCTATCCCTGATCGGCTATGATTATGTCATGTCATACGAGCACGAGGATGTGACCATGAGCCGCAATGATGGCATCACCAAGACGATCGCCTACTTAAAACCACTGATGATTGATAAACCTTACGAAGGCCGCCACGACGTTTTATTCCAATAGAGATTATAAGCTCAAGGAGCAGATGATATGTCAAATATGATGAAAGCAGCAGTTTTTGAGAAGGTTGGGGTCATTAAAGTAAAAGAGGTACCCATTCCGGAGATCGGTGATGATGATGTGCTCATCAAGGTCAAAAACACGGGTATCTGCGGCACGGATTGGAGCATCTACAACGGCTGGTAT
The genomic region above belongs to Anaerolineales bacterium and contains:
- a CDS encoding glucose-6-phosphate isomerase (catalyzes the formation of D-fructose 6-phosphate from D-glucose 6-phosphate), which encodes MVDLPFAFTLPMPQVIPSRVDNHITRRLSALRGQFLDQETYQQMLDEDDRLIYEVYEIKRPEIEGELLMGVTFVHPGKVGNEFNMTKGHFHSVLDTAEMYYCLRGEGYMVMETPEGDTSVVRLVPGEVLYVPPRWAHRSVCTSRQDDLVMFFAYPGNAGHDYGTIERQGFRKLVVDGPGGPEIIDNPRCQ
- a CDS encoding sugar phosphate isomerase/epimerase; protein product: MKIGLFTATFLDTQIEDVFKMASSLGYGAVEMPAFANNPHLDIEEIVKGNKAAELKKLVKDYGLIISALANHPEGQIVLGPYGKDTDAICPGTKEEKIKFGTERMIKTAQAANALEVPVVTGFIGCENFGRFFPWPYSKGWSDMEAEFVERWGKILDKFGEYGVKFAHEPHPNELAYNVETALRAVELMGGRKEFGFNFDPANLIYLGIDVENFIDALAGKIFHVHAKDGEVVVHNVRRSGVIPQGDWQRLGRGFRFRIPGWGSVPWKKVITELSLIGYDYVMSYEHEDVTMSRNDGITKTIAYLKPLMIDKPYEGRHDVLFQ
- the deoC gene encoding deoxyribose-phosphate aldolase, with product MNLNPGDIARMIDLSCVRTASSRADVEEMVRAAIKYRFGHVSVLQSFIPLTKQLLNSHPEVHLVGNVSFPSGSDSTTIKINQAKELAVAGCDEIDMVMNIGKLRSGELAEVESDIRSVIATVDPIPVKVIIEIMLLTAAETAAACAICLQSGASYIKTGTGWADRGTTVQDVQLIQSLVGDRIKIKASGGIRTLDTLLEMYAAGACRFGVKLKAGIKIVDEAMAHGTPLVVP
- a CDS encoding shikimate dehydrogenase, with the protein product MTDQNYHVVTKTIPTFYFIGVTTTKSSIMKVFPLWMKILGREEVVMEGIDCKIHDKPEAYRQAVAQIKVDPLSLGALVTTHKIDLLSAARDMFEYLDPYALITGEVSCISKLEGRLEGHAKDPLTSGASLDAIIEPGYFGRTNGQVLCFGAGGSGVATLLHLINKKNKADRPARFTFVNRSQGRLDHAREMVSGLSTDIEIEYICNSDPAVNDKIMEKFPPYSIVINATGMGKDTPGSPITWDGKFPMHSIAWEFNYRGELDFMHQSLAQVESRKVRVEDGWLYFVHGWTQVVAQVMHFDLTPALFDQLNQAASTMRGK
- a CDS encoding Zn-dependent alcohol dehydrogenase; the protein is MLAAVYHGPNDLRLEDVPIPGVEKGEILVKVVSASICGTDLRILHGNHRMYPPSTIRIPGHEVVGTIAEIGTEVDNYTIGQRVFVAPNTGCGHCEQCVSGNNNLCANYDAIGVTSDGGFAEYVRIPANSVRQGNVIPISEAVDPAVAALVEPFACVLRGQNALRMQPGEVVLIMGAGPIGVMHLKLTRARGAGRILVSEPAPQRAAQARQMGADRVVNPTVEDLKEVLNEESNGRGADIVIVAAPVHVLQESALDLAAIGGRINFFGGLPKDRPVINFNSNLVHYKELVITGTTACSTADCWQATRIVNSGLVDLSDIVSQRFPLAEAVQAFAAAEDGKSLKIVLVP